In Methanomassiliicoccus sp., the following proteins share a genomic window:
- the carB gene encoding carbamoyl-phosphate synthase large subunit, whose amino-acid sequence MKRTDLKKIMVIGSGPIVIGQAAEFDFSGSQACRSLREEGYTTVLVNSNPATIQTDVETADVVYIEPLNAETVARIAEKENVDGILSGMGGQTALNICSELAENGTLDRLGIQLLGTQPHAIALSEDRELFREMMLKIGEPIPKSKTVHSVEEALVAAKELGRYPVLIRPAYTLGGTGGGIAYSEEELINITGRGLIYSRIHQVLIEESVLGWKEFEYEVMRDAKDNCVIICNMENLDPMGIHTGESIVIAPAQTLSDVDHQRLRNATIKTIRALQIEGGCNIQFALDPDTKEYRVIEVNPRVSRSSALASKATGYPIARVAAKIAVGYDLDEIPNRITGKTYAAFEPTLDYVVLKIPRWPFDKFRTVDRTLGTQMKSTGEVMAIGRTIEEGLLKAVRSLEIDQEYLEPGNWTDEVMVRELNTATDQRLFVIAEALRRGMSVQRISEITKWDAFFVQKVQNILDMEADLKGGSEPSAAVLRKAKRLGFSDEAIAKLAGLDAERVRELRKEVKLIPTYKMVDTCAAEFKAETPYFYSTYETENEARPSANKKVIIVGGGPIRIGQGIEFDYACVHGVMALQEENVDAIIINNNPETVSTDYDISDRLYFEPLTLEDVLNIIENEDADGVILQFGGQTAINLAMPLLKALRGKKTRVLGTSPEDVDVAEDRKLFSALMDRLGILQPRSGTGYSFDEVKVIAEQIGYPVLVRPSYVIGGRAMEIVYSEDELRTYVATAVKVSKKHPILVDKYLSHAIEIDVDIVADGTDVFIGGILEHVEEAGVHSGDATMTMPPQTLSPEIMAEIISISDKVARGLNVRGLLNLQLAVKEGEVYMIEANPRASRTVPFVSKAIGRPLAKIATKVMLGRTLKELGCVGVPQFNHVAVKASVFPFLKLPGVDSILGPEMRSTGEVMGIDRNFDAACYKALISAGLKLPASGGVYITVNDEDKPKILSIARELQEMGFRIFATKGTSTYLREQRLHTTTVYTISQNMDPDALGLMRNGDINLIINTPSEASGARRDGFMMRRLAVELEIPFLTTVQAAHAAVAAMKRSRLGPLDVVDIGSYQKSC is encoded by the coding sequence ATGAAGCGAACAGACCTGAAGAAGATCATGGTCATCGGCTCTGGCCCCATAGTCATCGGACAGGCCGCCGAGTTCGACTTCTCCGGGTCCCAAGCATGCCGCTCGTTGCGGGAGGAAGGGTACACCACTGTGCTCGTCAACTCCAACCCCGCCACCATCCAGACGGACGTGGAGACGGCCGACGTGGTGTACATTGAACCGCTCAACGCGGAGACCGTCGCCCGCATTGCCGAGAAGGAGAATGTGGACGGCATACTCTCAGGCATGGGTGGTCAGACCGCCCTCAATATATGCTCTGAGCTAGCGGAGAACGGTACCCTGGACCGCCTGGGCATACAGCTGCTGGGGACGCAGCCCCATGCCATCGCCCTGTCCGAGGACCGGGAGCTCTTCCGGGAGATGATGCTCAAGATAGGAGAGCCCATCCCCAAGAGCAAGACGGTCCACAGTGTCGAGGAGGCCCTGGTCGCGGCCAAGGAGCTGGGACGCTACCCGGTCCTCATCCGTCCTGCTTACACCCTGGGGGGAACGGGAGGGGGGATCGCCTACAGCGAGGAGGAGCTCATCAACATCACTGGGCGCGGCCTCATATACTCCAGGATCCACCAGGTCCTCATAGAGGAATCGGTCCTGGGCTGGAAGGAGTTCGAGTACGAGGTAATGAGGGATGCCAAGGACAATTGCGTCATCATCTGCAACATGGAGAACCTGGACCCCATGGGCATCCACACCGGGGAGTCCATAGTCATCGCTCCTGCACAGACGCTCAGCGATGTGGACCATCAGCGGCTGCGGAACGCCACCATCAAGACCATCCGGGCCCTTCAGATAGAGGGCGGGTGCAACATCCAATTCGCCCTGGACCCCGATACCAAGGAGTACCGGGTCATCGAGGTGAACCCCAGAGTGTCCCGGTCATCGGCCCTGGCCTCCAAGGCCACGGGATATCCGATAGCGAGGGTGGCCGCCAAGATCGCTGTCGGCTATGACCTTGACGAGATACCCAACAGGATAACTGGTAAGACCTACGCGGCCTTCGAGCCGACCCTGGACTATGTGGTCCTGAAGATACCGAGGTGGCCCTTCGACAAGTTCCGCACCGTGGACCGGACCCTGGGCACCCAGATGAAGAGCACCGGGGAGGTCATGGCCATAGGGCGGACAATTGAGGAAGGGCTCCTGAAGGCCGTCCGGTCCCTGGAGATCGACCAGGAGTACCTGGAGCCCGGCAATTGGACCGACGAAGTGATGGTCAGAGAGCTGAACACCGCCACAGACCAGAGGCTGTTCGTCATCGCCGAGGCATTGAGGCGAGGCATGAGCGTCCAGCGGATCTCAGAGATCACGAAATGGGATGCGTTCTTCGTGCAGAAGGTCCAGAACATCCTGGACATGGAGGCCGATTTGAAGGGAGGAAGTGAACCCTCGGCAGCCGTTCTGAGGAAGGCCAAGCGTCTGGGGTTCTCCGATGAAGCCATAGCCAAGCTTGCCGGCCTCGATGCGGAGAGGGTCAGGGAGCTGCGGAAGGAAGTAAAGCTAATACCCACGTACAAGATGGTGGACACCTGTGCGGCGGAGTTCAAGGCGGAGACCCCTTATTTCTACTCTACCTATGAGACGGAGAACGAGGCCCGCCCGTCCGCCAATAAGAAGGTCATCATCGTCGGCGGAGGACCTATACGCATCGGCCAGGGGATCGAGTTCGACTACGCCTGCGTGCACGGGGTCATGGCCCTGCAGGAGGAGAACGTTGATGCCATCATCATCAACAACAACCCGGAGACGGTGTCCACCGACTATGACATATCGGACCGCCTGTACTTCGAGCCGCTGACCTTGGAGGACGTCCTGAACATCATCGAGAACGAGGATGCCGATGGCGTGATCCTCCAGTTCGGAGGTCAGACCGCGATCAACCTGGCCATGCCCCTGCTGAAGGCCCTCAGGGGAAAGAAGACCAGGGTCCTGGGTACATCCCCGGAGGATGTGGATGTGGCCGAGGACCGGAAACTGTTCTCGGCGCTGATGGACAGGCTAGGCATTTTGCAGCCGCGCTCCGGTACGGGCTACTCCTTCGACGAGGTCAAGGTCATCGCCGAGCAGATAGGATATCCGGTGCTGGTGCGCCCTTCGTACGTCATCGGAGGACGGGCCATGGAGATAGTCTACAGCGAGGATGAGCTGCGGACCTACGTGGCCACGGCGGTGAAGGTGTCCAAGAAGCACCCCATCCTCGTGGACAAGTACCTCTCCCATGCCATCGAGATAGATGTGGACATAGTCGCCGACGGAACGGACGTGTTCATCGGAGGGATACTGGAGCACGTAGAGGAGGCCGGGGTGCACTCCGGAGATGCCACCATGACCATGCCCCCCCAGACCCTGTCCCCGGAGATCATGGCGGAGATCATCAGCATCTCCGATAAGGTCGCAAGAGGCCTCAACGTCCGGGGACTTCTCAATCTTCAACTGGCCGTGAAAGAGGGGGAGGTATATATGATCGAGGCCAACCCTCGGGCCTCCAGGACCGTTCCCTTCGTGTCCAAGGCCATTGGGCGCCCCCTAGCCAAGATAGCCACCAAGGTCATGCTGGGCCGGACCCTGAAGGAGCTGGGTTGCGTGGGCGTCCCCCAGTTCAACCATGTCGCGGTGAAGGCGTCGGTATTCCCCTTCCTTAAGTTGCCAGGCGTGGACTCCATCCTCGGACCGGAGATGAGGTCCACTGGCGAGGTCATGGGCATCGATCGCAATTTCGACGCTGCCTGCTACAAGGCCCTCATCTCCGCGGGGCTCAAGCTCCCAGCGTCAGGCGGTGTGTACATCACCGTCAACGACGAGGACAAACCAAAAATATTGAGCATCGCCAGGGAGCTGCAGGAAATGGGCTTCCGCATATTCGCCACCAAGGGCACCTCGACCTACTTGCGTGAACAGAGGTTGCATACCACCACCGTGTACACCATCTCTCAGAACATGGACCCGGATGCCCTGGGTCTGATGCGCAACGGTGACATCAATCTCATCATCAACACTCCTAGCGAGGCCTCGGGTGCGCGCCGGGACGGCTTTATGATGAGGCGTCTGGCAGTGGAGCTGGAGATCCCCTTCTTGACAACGGTGCAGGCCGCCCACGCCGCCGTGGCGGCCATGAAGCGCTCCCGCCTTGGTCCGCTGGACGTCGTCGATATCGGCTCCTATCAGAAGAGCTGTTAA
- the carA gene encoding glutamine-hydrolyzing carbamoyl-phosphate synthase small subunit, with protein MVNQCHLILENGTIAEGTGFGFERTVYGEVVFNTGMCGYQESLTDPSYKGQILIMSHPIIGNYGVNDRFSESSEVQVRGYVVREACDHPSMTYGNGSLDDLLKRDRVPGISGLDTRSLIIGIREKGVLKGAIAFEEDPEEVLEKVRQMPYPSESNLVAEASVKKVIKYDRVGSKRVGLIDCGVKNNIIRELRKRFEVVQVPYDTPASALRDLEIDGLFLSNGPGDPAHPELQTTVVKTIRDLKEELPIMGICMGNQLLARAFGGSTYKMKFGHRGVNQPVKHNGRIYITSQNHGYVVDPETIDGSGLIVDHVNVNDGSVDGMRHEELPIFAVQYHPEASAGPHDTTFLFDEFKKILEERR; from the coding sequence ATGGTAAATCAGTGCCACCTCATCCTCGAAAACGGGACCATAGCTGAGGGCACTGGCTTTGGTTTTGAGAGAACGGTGTACGGAGAGGTCGTCTTCAACACCGGCATGTGCGGCTACCAGGAAAGCCTCACAGACCCCTCCTACAAAGGCCAGATTCTTATCATGTCCCACCCCATAATAGGCAATTACGGAGTGAATGACAGGTTCTCGGAGTCCTCGGAGGTGCAGGTCCGGGGGTATGTGGTGAGGGAGGCGTGCGATCACCCCTCGATGACATACGGCAACGGAAGCCTGGACGATCTCCTGAAAAGGGACAGGGTGCCGGGCATCTCAGGACTGGACACGAGGTCTCTGATCATCGGAATACGGGAGAAGGGCGTCCTGAAAGGAGCCATCGCCTTCGAAGAGGACCCCGAGGAGGTCCTCGAAAAGGTGCGGCAGATGCCATATCCCTCAGAGTCGAACTTGGTGGCCGAGGCCAGCGTGAAGAAGGTCATCAAGTACGATAGGGTGGGCTCCAAGAGAGTGGGGCTCATCGATTGCGGGGTGAAGAACAATATCATCAGGGAGCTGAGGAAGAGGTTCGAGGTCGTCCAGGTGCCATATGACACCCCGGCCTCCGCGCTGCGGGACCTGGAGATAGACGGCCTGTTCCTCTCCAACGGTCCTGGGGACCCCGCCCATCCCGAGCTGCAGACGACGGTCGTGAAGACCATAAGGGACCTCAAGGAGGAGCTGCCCATCATGGGCATCTGCATGGGCAACCAGCTTCTGGCCCGGGCCTTCGGGGGGAGCACGTACAAGATGAAGTTCGGCCACAGGGGAGTGAACCAGCCAGTGAAGCATAATGGCCGCATCTACATCACCTCACAGAACCATGGCTACGTGGTGGACCCCGAGACCATCGACGGGTCCGGTCTGATCGTGGACCATGTGAACGTGAACGACGGAAGCGTGGATGGGATGAGGCATGAGGAGCTGCCCATCTTCGCGGTGCAGTACCACCCTGAGGCGTCGGCCGGTCCCCACGACACTACCTTCCTTTTCGATGAGTTCAAGAAGATCCTGGAGGAAAGGCGATGA
- a CDS encoding zinc ribbon domain-containing protein — MICGRCNNENPEDNLYCGRCGNTLITGNVNGSLMRTRLGITLLILGSGLLVLSFLFSIAFTYMFSISNMDWDLSPVYPVMFLLNMFGLLGTVLVILGTTTYLRGGRFDGDGRGMATILLMGGAVICIIGVIMEIAMSVSYLFQAMSIVDSQITAIGSVITELGIALFLIGLILWLLRSRQGFGSGSGVS, encoded by the coding sequence ATGATCTGCGGTCGGTGCAACAACGAAAATCCCGAGGACAATCTTTACTGTGGACGGTGTGGGAACACCTTGATCACCGGAAACGTGAACGGTTCGCTAATGCGGACGAGATTGGGCATCACGCTATTGATCTTGGGCTCTGGACTGTTGGTGTTATCTTTTCTTTTCTCCATCGCGTTCACTTACATGTTCAGTATCAGCAACATGGACTGGGACCTGTCGCCTGTGTACCCAGTGATGTTCCTCCTAAACATGTTCGGGCTCCTTGGAACGGTTCTCGTAATCCTGGGGACGACCACCTACCTGCGAGGGGGCAGGTTCGACGGAGATGGGAGGGGCATGGCCACCATCCTGCTGATGGGTGGCGCTGTGATCTGCATCATAGGGGTGATCATGGAGATCGCAATGAGTGTCTCTTATCTGTTCCAGGCCATGAGCATCGTCGACTCTCAGATAACGGCCATTGGTTCAGTGATCACGGAGCTTGGCATCGCACTGTTCCTCATCGGCCTCATCCTGTGGTTGTTGCGATCGAGGCAGGGCTTCGGTTCGGGATCGGGTGTGTCGTGA
- a CDS encoding mRNA surveillance protein pelota encodes MRVLHQDRQAGEIKFQVETLDDLWHLYNIILPGDIVISVTYRRDESKTDKLRAERGEKKRMVLGIRTENVDFHESESRLRVHGVIVEGPQDVGSYHTLNLAEGDVLTVRKTDWSPSILERVKRAVEDSRKPRILFVSLENDEAVIAIARQFGIQEVARIYAPSSGKMYEQKEDRNYYEDIVEKVKQAAQPGVPLVILGPGFAKEALVTLGKEREPDIFRGAHVYHTGQAGMPGVHELMKAGLGTEVVQGSRAAMETKVVEDVLTEIAKDGPVAYGPAEVERAVLMGAVETLLILDSIVRQNRSGPLMSQVEASRGKVIVVSERFEAGQKLESIGGIAALLRFRLPS; translated from the coding sequence ATGCGCGTCCTCCATCAAGACCGCCAGGCGGGGGAGATCAAGTTCCAGGTGGAGACCCTCGACGACCTTTGGCATCTGTACAATATCATCCTGCCAGGGGACATCGTCATTTCCGTCACCTACCGTAGGGACGAGTCCAAGACCGATAAGCTCCGCGCGGAGCGAGGAGAGAAAAAGCGAATGGTCCTGGGCATACGCACCGAGAACGTGGATTTCCATGAATCGGAGAGCCGCCTGAGGGTGCACGGCGTGATCGTGGAGGGGCCCCAGGACGTAGGTTCATACCATACCCTGAACCTTGCTGAGGGTGACGTCCTGACGGTGCGCAAGACCGATTGGTCACCATCTATCCTGGAGAGGGTCAAGAGGGCGGTGGAGGACTCCAGGAAGCCGAGGATACTGTTCGTGTCCCTGGAGAACGACGAGGCTGTGATAGCCATAGCGCGTCAGTTCGGGATACAAGAGGTGGCACGGATCTACGCCCCCTCATCAGGCAAGATGTACGAACAGAAGGAGGACCGCAACTATTACGAGGACATCGTGGAGAAGGTCAAGCAGGCCGCTCAACCGGGGGTGCCCCTCGTGATACTGGGCCCCGGGTTCGCCAAGGAGGCCCTCGTGACACTAGGGAAGGAGCGGGAACCGGACATATTCAGGGGCGCTCATGTCTACCATACCGGGCAGGCAGGCATGCCCGGCGTCCACGAGCTCATGAAAGCGGGCCTGGGAACAGAGGTGGTGCAAGGCTCCCGTGCCGCCATGGAGACCAAGGTGGTGGAGGACGTGCTCACCGAGATCGCCAAGGATGGGCCGGTGGCCTATGGCCCTGCCGAAGTGGAGAGGGCCGTGTTGATGGGCGCGGTGGAGACGTTGCTCATACTAGACAGCATCGTCCGCCAGAACAGGTCAGGGCCCCTGATGTCCCAAGTGGAGGCCTCCCGGGGAAAGGTCATCGTCGTCAGCGAAAGGTTCGAGGCAGGACAGAAGCTTGAGTCCATCGGAGGCATCGCCGCCCTCCTGCGCTTCCGCCTACCTTCCTAA
- the nifV gene encoding homocitrate synthase: MRDKGNVLAKLAKRKLKVCDTTLRDGEQAAGIVFANLEKVRIAKLLDEIGVQQIEAGIPAMGGDEKAAIKRIAHLGLDASILGWNRASKEDISNSIDCDVDSVAISMSSSDIHIEHKLMKSREWVLERIVESVEYAAAHGMYISVNAEDASRADPEFMLEFARTAKEAGADRVRYCDTLGILTPSVTYDAILNIMEKVNIPIEMHTHNDFGMATANAISGVQAGATFLSTTVMGIGERTGNSPLEEVVMASKHLLGIDTGIDTKRLREISEYVARASSREIPAWKPIVGQNCFAHEAGIHTDGVMKYLSNYEPYSPEEVGMTRKIIVGKHSGRSTIKQILETRGIELDDNSAAAILEVVRATSVSLKRSLSENELLYIYQDYKEGTNPGQ; the protein is encoded by the coding sequence ATGAGGGACAAAGGAAATGTCCTCGCGAAGTTGGCGAAGAGAAAGCTGAAGGTCTGCGACACCACCCTCAGGGATGGAGAGCAAGCGGCAGGCATCGTATTCGCCAACCTGGAGAAGGTGCGCATAGCCAAGCTGCTGGACGAGATCGGGGTCCAGCAGATCGAGGCAGGCATACCGGCGATGGGCGGCGATGAGAAGGCCGCCATCAAGCGCATAGCCCATCTGGGACTTGACGCCTCCATCCTGGGATGGAACCGGGCCTCCAAGGAGGATATCTCCAATAGCATCGACTGTGACGTGGACTCCGTGGCCATATCCATGTCCTCATCTGACATCCATATCGAGCATAAGCTGATGAAGAGCCGGGAATGGGTCCTGGAGAGGATAGTGGAGTCGGTGGAGTACGCTGCCGCTCACGGCATGTACATATCTGTAAATGCCGAGGACGCCTCCCGCGCCGATCCGGAGTTCATGCTGGAGTTCGCCCGCACTGCCAAGGAAGCGGGTGCTGACAGGGTCCGCTACTGTGATACCTTGGGCATCCTTACTCCGTCGGTGACCTACGACGCTATCCTGAACATCATGGAAAAGGTCAACATCCCTATTGAGATGCACACCCACAACGATTTCGGGATGGCCACAGCCAATGCCATCTCCGGTGTGCAGGCCGGCGCTACTTTCCTGAGCACCACTGTCATGGGCATCGGAGAGAGGACCGGCAACTCTCCCCTGGAGGAGGTCGTTATGGCCTCAAAGCACCTCCTGGGAATCGATACTGGTATCGATACCAAACGTCTCCGGGAGATATCCGAGTACGTTGCCCGGGCATCCAGCAGGGAGATCCCCGCATGGAAGCCCATCGTGGGACAGAACTGCTTCGCCCACGAGGCGGGCATTCATACCGATGGGGTCATGAAGTACCTGTCCAACTACGAGCCGTACTCCCCGGAGGAGGTGGGCATGACCCGTAAGATCATAGTGGGCAAGCACTCCGGAAGGAGCACCATAAAGCAGATCCTGGAGACCAGGGGCATCGAGCTGGATGACAACTCCGCCGCAGCCATACTAGAGGTGGTGCGTGCTACGTCGGTCTCCCTGAAGCGCTCCCTGTCCGAGAACGAACTGCTGTACATATATCAAGATTACAAGGAGGGGACGAACCCCGGCCAATGA
- a CDS encoding 3-isopropylmalate dehydratase large subunit — protein MGTISEKILSAHAGKEVRAGDICIVPVDFMMSQDGTTGLTIKAFKQMAAKAVANPKKYAIVIDHNSPSPMESVSNIHKEMRDFANDQGSIIYDVGEGVCHQLLPEKGHVLPGNVVIGGDSHTCTYGALNVFATGVGSTDLAAALVTGKTWFRVPSTIKFVYDGILPEGTHSKDVILHMCKTLTSRGATYKALEIYGTVIDSLSVDARMTISNMVVEVGAKVGLMPCDGRVREYVRQRTNAPFKGVEASGSAIYERVIREDLSDLPPQVAKPHEVDNVVDVSQVTGTELDQVYIGTCTNGRLEDLRIASEILAGKKVARGVRLIVAPASRNVLLDAMREGYIDRLVRAGATVIAPSCGPCVGTCNGVPSDAETVLSTANRNFKGRMGNTKAEIYLSSPATAAYSAMLGHIADIREVQK, from the coding sequence ATGGGAACCATTTCCGAGAAGATCCTATCCGCGCATGCCGGTAAGGAGGTACGCGCCGGAGACATATGCATAGTGCCGGTCGATTTCATGATGTCCCAGGACGGGACCACAGGATTGACCATCAAGGCGTTCAAGCAGATGGCCGCCAAGGCCGTCGCCAACCCCAAGAAGTACGCCATCGTCATCGATCATAACTCCCCCTCGCCCATGGAGTCGGTGTCCAACATCCATAAGGAGATGAGGGATTTCGCCAACGACCAGGGTTCCATCATCTATGATGTGGGGGAAGGGGTATGCCATCAGCTCCTCCCCGAGAAGGGGCACGTGCTCCCCGGCAACGTGGTCATCGGCGGCGACTCCCACACCTGCACCTATGGCGCGTTGAACGTGTTCGCCACCGGAGTAGGCTCCACCGACCTGGCGGCCGCTCTGGTCACCGGCAAGACGTGGTTCCGGGTGCCCAGCACCATCAAGTTCGTCTATGACGGCATCTTGCCTGAGGGTACCCACTCCAAGGATGTCATCCTGCATATGTGCAAGACCCTCACCTCTCGGGGAGCCACCTACAAGGCCCTGGAGATCTACGGGACGGTCATCGACTCCCTGTCCGTGGATGCCCGGATGACCATCTCCAACATGGTCGTGGAGGTCGGGGCCAAGGTCGGCCTCATGCCCTGCGACGGCCGTGTACGCGAGTACGTCCGTCAGAGGACCAACGCCCCCTTCAAAGGTGTGGAGGCCTCTGGTTCGGCCATTTACGAGCGCGTGATCCGCGAGGACCTCTCTGACCTGCCGCCTCAGGTGGCCAAGCCCCATGAGGTGGACAATGTCGTGGACGTCTCCCAGGTGACTGGAACGGAGCTGGACCAGGTATACATCGGGACCTGCACCAACGGCCGGCTGGAGGACCTCAGGATAGCATCCGAGATCCTGGCCGGAAAGAAGGTCGCCCGGGGGGTACGCCTCATCGTCGCCCCGGCGTCCCGGAACGTGCTTCTGGACGCCATGAGGGAGGGCTACATCGACAGGCTCGTGAGGGCCGGCGCCACCGTTATCGCCCCCTCCTGCGGACCTTGCGTGGGTACGTGCAACGGCGTGCCCTCGGACGCGGAGACCGTTCTCTCCACCGCCAACCGCAACTTCAAGGGCCGCATGGGCAACACCAAGGCGGAGATCTACCTCAGCAGCCCCGCCACCGCCGCTTACTCGGCCATGCTCGGACACATCGCAGACATCAGGGAGGTGCAGAAATGA
- a CDS encoding 3-isopropylmalate dehydratase small subunit, whose product MNGRAHTFGDNLNTDYVISGKYKFKTLDMKELSKHVMEDIRPGFYNEIEQGDFVVAGENLGAGSSREQAPLVLKAAGIGAVVAKSFARIFYRNCINVGLPVVEVDTSQIEEGDVLEIDIAQGVVVNVSKNMTLQASPLPPVMMKILSDGGLAEHLKKHNGFALDESE is encoded by the coding sequence ATGAATGGAAGGGCCCATACATTCGGGGACAACCTCAACACCGACTACGTCATCTCCGGTAAGTACAAGTTCAAGACCCTGGACATGAAGGAGCTGTCCAAGCACGTGATGGAGGACATCCGCCCCGGTTTCTACAACGAGATCGAGCAGGGCGACTTTGTGGTCGCCGGCGAGAACCTCGGAGCTGGCTCGTCAAGGGAGCAGGCACCGCTGGTCCTGAAGGCCGCGGGCATCGGAGCGGTCGTTGCCAAGTCCTTCGCGCGCATCTTCTACCGCAACTGCATCAATGTCGGCCTGCCCGTAGTGGAGGTGGACACCTCCCAGATCGAGGAGGGTGACGTTTTGGAGATAGATATCGCGCAGGGAGTTGTGGTGAACGTCTCCAAGAACATGACGCTCCAGGCCAGCCCCCTGCCCCCGGTGATGATGAAGATCCTCTCGGACGGCGGGCTGGCGGAGCACCTCAAGAAGCACAATGGCTTCGCGCTCGACGAGAGCGAATGA
- a CDS encoding phosphate uptake regulator PhoU — protein sequence MVAKRMESRKVQKTGLSTLTVSLPKEWVSTINLKPGDQVDLEIMPDGSLRVGPKEHKKREPLRKLIQLESDDSTDHLVRKLIGVYLAGFTIIEVRSKERMDLEIKRAARDFARMVIGPEVIEETANSIVLHDLSDPVELPQRKCVRRMHLIVDTMHRDAMIAYTQGDRELANDVIERDQDVDRLYWMTYKQYNLIQKDRSLAERVGVDIHESMSLMMLARLIERIGDHAEKIAKHALNLSKKGASTEMGAIEKISQEALVMLTKAMESYFLRDIGSANDIIDRGDNLAHKAEDLIPELQSYNGKGAVSNSSVLDSVIRTIMYATDIAELAINESMRS from the coding sequence ATGGTCGCCAAGCGAATGGAGTCCAGAAAAGTGCAGAAGACCGGTTTATCCACGTTGACCGTGTCCCTGCCGAAGGAATGGGTCTCTACGATTAACCTGAAGCCCGGGGACCAGGTGGACCTGGAGATAATGCCCGATGGCTCCCTTCGTGTAGGTCCCAAGGAGCACAAGAAGAGAGAACCGCTTAGAAAGCTGATACAGTTAGAAAGCGATGACTCCACCGATCACCTGGTGAGGAAGCTCATAGGCGTTTACCTCGCAGGATTCACCATCATTGAGGTTCGCTCCAAGGAGCGCATGGACCTGGAGATAAAGAGGGCGGCCAGGGACTTCGCCCGTATGGTCATAGGGCCAGAGGTGATAGAGGAAACTGCCAACTCCATCGTCCTTCACGACCTCTCCGACCCCGTGGAACTGCCACAGAGGAAGTGCGTTCGCAGGATGCACCTAATCGTTGATACCATGCACCGTGACGCCATGATCGCCTATACCCAGGGGGACCGTGAGCTGGCCAACGATGTGATCGAGCGCGATCAGGACGTCGACAGGCTGTATTGGATGACATATAAACAGTATAATCTGATCCAGAAGGACCGCAGCCTCGCAGAGAGAGTGGGAGTGGACATCCATGAGAGCATGAGCCTCATGATGTTGGCCCGCCTCATCGAGAGAATAGGGGACCATGCTGAGAAGATAGCAAAGCATGCTCTGAACCTCAGTAAGAAGGGCGCATCCACGGAAATGGGCGCCATCGAGAAGATAAGCCAGGAGGCGTTAGTTATGCTCACCAAGGCCATGGAGTCCTACTTCCTCCGGGACATCGGCAGCGCCAACGATATTATCGACAGAGGCGATAACCTGGCCCATAAGGCCGAGGACCTTATACCTGAGCTGCAGTCCTACAATGGCAAAGGGGCGGTTTCCAACTCCTCGGTCCTGGACAGTGTCATCAGGACCATAATGTATGCGACCGACATCGCCGAGCTGGCGATCAACGAATCGATGCGCTCGTAG